A window of the Cheilinus undulatus linkage group 21, ASM1832078v1, whole genome shotgun sequence genome harbors these coding sequences:
- the LOC121529174 gene encoding phosphatidylcholine transfer protein, translating into MSLRFTEEEFRSAWSELDEPQLDGGWELFTETMGVKIYRLYDKETGLYEYKVFGVLATCSPELCADVYMDLAYRKTWDSYVKELYEKDFDGQTAIYWEVIYPFPLSNRDYLYVRERRDLDLDGRRIWVILAKSSPETACPERKGVQRVKDYKQSVAMESDGGCGTKVFMNYFDNPGGLIPNWLVNWAAKTGVPAFLTNMQKACSSYSAYCQEK; encoded by the exons ATGTCGCTGCGGTTCACCGAGGAGGAGTTTCGGAGCGCCTGGTCGGAGCTGGATGAGCCTCAGCTGGACGGAGGATGGGAGCTCTTCACGGAGACCATGGGGGTCAAAATCTACCGGCTCTACGACAAG gaaaCTGGACTTTATGAGTACAAAGTCTTTGGTGTGCTGGCCACCTGCTCTCCAGAGCTGTGTGCAGACGTCTACATGGACCTGGCGTATCGAAAAACATGGGACAGCTACGTCAAAG AGCTCTATGAGAAAGACTTCGATGGACAGACGGCGATCTACTGGGAAGTCATCTACCCGTTTCCTCTGTCTAACAGAGAC TACTTATATGTGAGGGAGCGCAGAGACCTGGACCTGGACGGCAGGAGGATCTGGGTGATCTTGGCCAAAAGTTCTCCAGAGACCGCGTGCCCGGAGAGGAAAGGAGTCCAGAGAGTCAAAGACTACAAGCAGAGCGTGGCCATGGAGAGCGATGGAGGCTGTGGGACTAAAG TCTTCATGAACTACTTTGACAACCCTGGAGGGCTGATTCCTAACTGGCTGGTGAACTGGGCAGCAAAG ACCGGAGTTCCTGCGTTCCTGACCAACATGCAGAAAGCCTGCAGCAGCTACAGCGCTTACTGTCAGGAGAAATGA